A genomic region of Leptolyngbya sp. FACHB-261 contains the following coding sequences:
- a CDS encoding peptidylprolyl isomerase — translation MKLLQRLSKLVWVLPLALLSLSLWLPPVHAALPANTAISDPAMLLRRALPIDSADRKAIGKIQENLEDITPRLKRNQWGKVKGDLNAVALAVAENKQAALLKAVPEDKQAQAQAALERLRADLPKAMSVVEGQDKDQVRAIQAQLLSEVDEFEATLVKGFPFKVPDEYASLPQLKGRATVEVVTSKGPLTVILDGYSAPLTAGNFVDLVQRGFYDGLPFIRSEESYVLQTGDPAGPDQGFVDPSTGQLRTVPLEVRLQGEPELLYGITTEDAGLFRLDPVLPFSSFGAVAMARAESDVNSGSSQFFFFLFEPELTPAGRNLLDGRYAIFGYTTQGAEVLRELKEGDKIVSARVVSGAENLVQPTA, via the coding sequence ATGAAGCTGCTCCAACGCCTTTCTAAACTGGTTTGGGTTCTGCCGCTGGCCCTGCTCAGCCTTTCGCTTTGGCTGCCCCCAGTCCATGCTGCCCTACCTGCCAATACAGCGATCTCTGATCCAGCTATGCTGCTGCGGCGAGCGCTGCCCATCGATTCGGCTGACCGCAAGGCAATTGGCAAAATTCAGGAGAACCTGGAAGACATCACACCTCGGCTCAAGCGCAACCAGTGGGGCAAGGTGAAGGGAGACTTGAATGCGGTCGCCCTGGCAGTCGCTGAGAACAAACAGGCGGCGCTGCTCAAGGCCGTACCAGAAGACAAGCAAGCTCAAGCTCAGGCTGCCCTTGAGCGGTTGCGTGCTGACCTGCCCAAAGCGATGTCAGTGGTGGAAGGCCAAGACAAGGACCAGGTACGTGCGATTCAGGCTCAACTCTTGAGTGAAGTGGATGAGTTTGAAGCTACGTTGGTCAAAGGCTTTCCCTTCAAAGTGCCTGACGAATACGCCAGCCTGCCCCAGCTCAAAGGCCGCGCTACGGTCGAGGTCGTCACTAGCAAGGGACCACTAACCGTGATTCTGGATGGTTACAGCGCTCCCCTCACCGCTGGTAACTTTGTGGACTTGGTGCAGCGCGGTTTCTATGATGGCCTGCCCTTCATCCGCTCCGAAGAGTCCTACGTCCTGCAAACCGGCGACCCCGCTGGACCAGATCAGGGCTTTGTTGATCCGTCAACTGGCCAGTTGCGCACGGTACCTCTAGAAGTGCGCTTACAGGGAGAACCGGAACTGCTCTATGGCATCACCACTGAAGATGCTGGTCTGTTTCGCCTAGACCCAGTGCTGCCGTTTTCCTCTTTCGGGGCTGTGGCGATGGCCCGAGCCGAAAGTGATGTCAATAGCGGCTCCTCACAGTTCTTCTTCTTTCTATTCGAGCCGGAACTCACGCCTGCTGGCCGCAATCTGCTGGATGGCCGCTACGCAATTTTTGGCTACACCACGCAAGGGGCCGAAGTCCTGCGCGAACTCAAAGAAGGGGACAAGATCGTTTCGGCACGGGTGGTGAGCGGCGCTGAAAACCTGGTTCAGCCCACGGCCTGA
- the thiL gene encoding thiamine-phosphate kinase, producing the protein MQTAQDLGEQGLLALVQQYCPPGVVGDDAALLPVQPGHELVVTTDVLVDEVHFSDTTTAAEDVGWRAAAANLSDLAAMGAQPLGLVIGVALPPTTPVAWLEGCYRGFKACLDRYGTVLVGGDLCRSSVRTLAVTALGQVKPERVIRRSGAKIGDAVLVSGVHGASRAGLELLLQPQFQPQFQSHWGQDLSPEQRQALQQAHQRPMPRLDVLPKLWAVSDRAAGMDSSDGLADALVQIARASGVGLQIDLEAIPKPRALEPQLALEWALYGGEDFELVLCLPPVAAEQLQAALGGEAAVIGQVVAGSGVRDLQGQELSQAQAFQHFA; encoded by the coding sequence ATGCAAACAGCTCAAGACCTAGGAGAGCAGGGCCTACTGGCCTTGGTGCAGCAGTATTGCCCACCTGGCGTGGTGGGAGATGATGCGGCCCTGCTGCCGGTACAGCCTGGTCATGAGCTGGTGGTCACCACCGATGTGCTGGTTGACGAAGTCCATTTCAGCGACACAACCACGGCAGCCGAAGATGTCGGCTGGCGAGCCGCAGCCGCGAACCTCTCAGATCTGGCCGCAATGGGAGCGCAACCGCTGGGGCTGGTCATTGGTGTAGCTCTGCCGCCCACGACGCCCGTGGCCTGGCTAGAGGGCTGCTATCGCGGCTTCAAAGCCTGCCTGGATCGGTACGGTACGGTGCTGGTGGGTGGTGATCTCTGCCGTTCGAGTGTGCGCACCCTAGCGGTGACGGCTTTAGGCCAAGTCAAGCCTGAGCGAGTGATCCGACGCAGCGGCGCCAAGATTGGAGATGCTGTGCTGGTTAGCGGTGTGCATGGGGCATCGCGGGCAGGACTAGAACTGCTACTCCAGCCTCAGTTCCAGCCACAATTCCAGTCGCACTGGGGCCAAGACCTGAGCCCTGAGCAGCGACAGGCCCTCCAGCAAGCCCATCAGCGACCCATGCCTCGCCTGGATGTCTTGCCCAAGCTGTGGGCTGTGAGCGACCGGGCCGCCGGCATGGACAGCAGCGATGGTCTAGCCGATGCTTTGGTGCAAATTGCCCGAGCCAGTGGTGTTGGTTTGCAGATTGACCTAGAGGCGATTCCCAAACCCAGAGCCTTGGAGCCCCAGCTAGCCCTGGAATGGGCACTCTACGGCGGCGAAGACTTCGAATTGGTATTGTGTCTGCCTCCAGTTGCCGCTGAGCAGCTACAAGCAGCGCTGGGTGGGGAAGCTGCGGTGATCGGGCAAGTGGTAGCGGGTAGTGGGGTACGAGATCTACAGGGGCAAGAGTTGAGCCAGGCTCAAGCCTTTCAACATTTTGCTTAG
- a CDS encoding acetamidase/formamidase family protein, giving the protein MKRIRSLRLPKWVGLALILLGITFSTGAFAYQHNKQAQAAITQETLRIAPANYPGKVHLLPATLETTQWGWFDNAQAPVMRIASGDTVVLETMMHSHNQIVPGKTIEELKKLRTDNPGRGPHTVTGPIYVEGAEPGDVLKVKILKIEPRSYAANFNIPGMFGQFPNRFPDGQVKYLYLDMDKKIAQFAPGIEIPLAPFPGTLAVARAEPGRYSSVPPGPYAGNLDIRDFVPGSTLYVPVFVKGALLWTGDSHAAQGNGEVNLTALETAFKEMVLNVEVIKGKPQDWPKIETTAHWITVGVDRDLNKALDNVKAETAKFLAEQRQITPTAAAELMPQVSDCRISQVVNINKGIHCLNPKDIRARKSTTYPVVSNADYYVTSDTGTDLNKVMDNASLAMLSLLQDKEKVSRLDAYALASMRMDCRVNKMSPEAKSVHCLMPKSIWVANRK; this is encoded by the coding sequence ATGAAAAGAATTCGAAGTTTGAGATTGCCGAAATGGGTTGGCTTGGCCCTGATTCTGCTTGGCATTACCTTTAGCACTGGTGCCTTTGCCTATCAGCACAACAAGCAAGCCCAGGCAGCAATCACCCAAGAGACCTTGAGAATTGCACCGGCCAACTATCCTGGCAAAGTGCATTTGTTGCCCGCCACTTTAGAAACCACACAGTGGGGCTGGTTTGACAATGCTCAAGCGCCAGTGATGCGGATTGCCTCAGGCGACACGGTGGTGTTGGAAACGATGATGCATTCCCATAACCAGATCGTGCCCGGCAAAACCATCGAAGAACTCAAAAAACTGCGGACTGACAATCCTGGCCGGGGGCCTCACACGGTGACCGGCCCTATCTACGTTGAAGGGGCAGAACCAGGCGATGTTTTGAAGGTCAAGATCCTCAAAATTGAGCCCCGTTCCTATGCCGCCAACTTTAATATTCCGGGGATGTTTGGTCAGTTTCCCAATCGTTTTCCCGATGGACAGGTCAAGTATCTGTACCTGGACATGGATAAAAAGATTGCCCAATTTGCACCCGGCATTGAAATTCCCCTGGCGCCCTTTCCTGGTACGCTAGCGGTTGCCCGAGCTGAGCCCGGTCGCTACAGCTCAGTGCCGCCGGGTCCCTATGCTGGCAATCTAGATATCCGTGATTTTGTGCCCGGTTCGACTCTCTATGTCCCAGTCTTCGTGAAGGGGGCTTTGCTGTGGACAGGTGACTCTCACGCGGCTCAAGGCAACGGCGAGGTTAACTTGACGGCCCTAGAGACCGCCTTTAAAGAAATGGTGCTCAATGTAGAGGTAATTAAAGGCAAACCTCAGGATTGGCCCAAGATTGAAACGACGGCTCACTGGATCACGGTTGGCGTAGACCGTGACCTCAACAAAGCGCTAGATAACGTCAAAGCTGAAACCGCCAAATTCTTAGCCGAGCAACGCCAAATCACGCCGACGGCTGCGGCTGAACTCATGCCCCAAGTCTCAGACTGCCGGATTTCTCAAGTAGTAAACATCAACAAAGGCATTCACTGTCTCAACCCTAAAGATATTCGAGCCCGCAAGAGCACGACCTATCCCGTGGTCAGTAATGCCGATTACTACGTCACTAGCGACACCGGCACAGATCTCAATAAGGTGATGGATAACGCGTCCCTGGCGATGCTGAGTTTGTTGCAGGACAAAGAGAAAGTCTCGCGCCTGGATGCTTATGCTCTGGCTAGCATGAGAATGGATTGCCGCGTCAACAAAATGAGCCCAGAGGCAAAGAGCGTTCATTGCCTGATGCCCAAGAGTATTTGGGTTGCTAATCGTAAGTGA
- a CDS encoding metal ABC transporter substrate-binding protein: protein MIRFKGLLRLLSCCLLGLILWGTTPAAQSSEIHSEIIHSKINSGTIKVVATTSDLQSLVEAVGGTRVAASSIALPAQDPHAFEPRLANLQQLKGANLVVKIGLDHDLWFDKLLQETGNLELQRGGKGYVDASLGVPLLEVRSTTFAPTAGHNHGAGNPHYWLDPLNAQTMTGAIVEGLVKIDPDYADFYEANRTAFLLELDAKLTNWEQQLAPFQGIPVIAYHNSWPYLARRFRLKIIDYVEPKPGVPASPTHLAALIREIKAEHVSLVIKEPYEPEQIPKLLSKKTGASVVTLVSSVGALPAVEDYFALFDYNVRTLAQAFSQNLHDG from the coding sequence ATGATCCGATTCAAAGGGCTATTGCGGCTGCTGAGCTGTTGCTTGCTAGGGCTCATCCTGTGGGGAACAACACCCGCAGCTCAAAGCAGTGAGATACACAGTGAGATCATCCACAGCAAGATCAATAGTGGGACTATAAAAGTCGTCGCAACCACCTCCGATCTGCAAAGTTTGGTCGAAGCAGTGGGAGGGACGCGAGTAGCCGCCAGTAGCATTGCTCTGCCAGCCCAAGATCCTCACGCCTTTGAGCCGCGTCTGGCCAACTTGCAGCAGCTCAAGGGCGCCAATCTGGTCGTTAAAATCGGCCTGGATCACGATCTCTGGTTCGATAAATTGCTCCAGGAAACTGGCAACCTTGAGCTGCAGCGGGGAGGCAAAGGCTATGTCGATGCCTCCCTGGGCGTTCCCTTGCTAGAGGTGCGCTCCACCACCTTTGCTCCCACCGCCGGGCACAATCACGGCGCGGGCAACCCGCACTATTGGCTCGACCCCTTGAATGCCCAAACTATGACTGGGGCAATTGTCGAAGGGCTGGTAAAAATCGACCCAGACTATGCTGATTTCTATGAAGCTAATCGAACTGCATTTCTGCTAGAACTTGATGCCAAGCTAACCAATTGGGAGCAGCAACTCGCTCCCTTTCAGGGCATTCCGGTCATCGCCTATCACAACAGCTGGCCCTATCTCGCCCGTCGCTTTCGGCTCAAGATTATTGACTATGTAGAGCCTAAACCAGGCGTCCCAGCTAGCCCCACTCATTTGGCCGCCCTGATCCGGGAAATTAAGGCCGAGCATGTGTCGCTGGTGATCAAAGAGCCTTATGAGCCGGAGCAAATTCCTAAGCTCTTGAGCAAGAAGACCGGCGCAAGCGTCGTGACCTTAGTGTCTTCAGTGGGGGCGTTGCCTGCTGTGGAAGATTACTTCGCTCTGTTTGACTACAACGTTCGTACCCTGGCCCAAGCTTTTAGTCAGAATTTGCACGATGGATGA
- a CDS encoding metal ABC transporter permease has translation MDDTLQLLTIPFLVALVLTGIHTYLGIHVLSRNIIFVDLALAQISALGATVAFMLGYLPQSAAAYAYSLGFTIVGAAILSSSRNWTGRVSQETFIGVVYVVSAAAAFLLVDKSPQGAEHIKQILVGSILTTTSEDLFKVLGLYGAVGLFHWLFRQRFLLISFQPEQAHQAGWRVWFWDFLFYVSFGVVVTSSVAIGGVLLVFCFLIIPATIGTLYSNQILPKLLIGWAMGTFASSVGLGTSYLWDLPTGATIVCVFGATLALAAALKPFILSTPQARQQLLMKVLAGGQVAVLSLGLISGLWLTLNPHADQPLLDILEAYQPAVRQAFLSAEEQQLWQQSRQGEAQVLAQVGRLNELEQNSRWQGAELSDDDLRKLSSYTLSFQEMDKGEQFVQRQLRNQARNRQRWVIGLPLVLIALGGLISLGGWVSSAKQVSPTGRV, from the coding sequence ATGGATGACACGCTACAACTGCTCACCATTCCGTTTCTGGTGGCTTTGGTTCTGACGGGCATTCACACTTACCTGGGCATTCATGTGCTCAGCCGCAATATTATTTTTGTCGATTTAGCCCTGGCTCAAATCTCGGCTTTGGGTGCGACGGTTGCGTTCATGCTGGGCTATTTGCCTCAGTCAGCTGCGGCCTATGCTTATTCGCTGGGTTTCACGATTGTGGGTGCGGCGATTTTGTCTTCGAGTCGCAATTGGACAGGCAGAGTCTCGCAGGAGACTTTCATTGGCGTCGTCTATGTTGTCTCAGCCGCTGCTGCGTTTCTGCTAGTCGATAAGTCACCTCAAGGGGCAGAACACATCAAGCAGATTTTGGTCGGCAGTATTCTCACGACCACCAGCGAAGATCTGTTCAAAGTCCTGGGGCTCTACGGGGCAGTTGGCCTTTTTCATTGGTTGTTCAGGCAGCGTTTTCTGCTGATTTCCTTTCAGCCAGAACAAGCGCATCAGGCCGGTTGGCGAGTTTGGTTTTGGGATTTTCTGTTCTATGTTTCCTTTGGCGTGGTGGTGACTAGTTCGGTTGCCATTGGTGGGGTGCTGCTCGTCTTTTGCTTTCTGATTATTCCAGCGACCATTGGCACTCTCTACAGCAACCAGATTTTGCCGAAGTTGTTGATTGGCTGGGCGATGGGCACCTTTGCCAGCAGCGTGGGTTTGGGGACTTCCTATCTCTGGGATTTGCCAACTGGTGCGACGATTGTTTGTGTGTTCGGCGCAACCCTGGCTTTGGCTGCGGCGCTGAAACCGTTCATATTAAGTACGCCGCAAGCGCGCCAGCAACTCTTGATGAAAGTGCTGGCCGGGGGGCAGGTCGCGGTACTGAGCTTGGGGCTAATTTCGGGCCTGTGGCTAACTCTGAACCCCCATGCGGATCAGCCGCTCCTAGATATTTTGGAAGCCTACCAACCGGCTGTTCGCCAAGCCTTTTTAAGTGCTGAAGAACAACAACTCTGGCAGCAATCGCGCCAGGGAGAAGCGCAGGTGCTGGCTCAAGTCGGGCGACTCAATGAGTTGGAGCAAAATAGCCGCTGGCAAGGGGCTGAGTTGAGCGATGACGACCTGCGCAAGCTCTCGTCCTACACGCTTTCGTTTCAGGAAATGGACAAAGGTGAGCAATTTGTGCAGCGACAACTGCGCAACCAGGCCCGGAACCGGCAACGCTGGGTGATTGGGTTGCCTCTGGTGCTGATTGCGCTGGGTGGGTTGATCAGTTTGGGTGGATGGGTGAGTAGCGCCAAGCAGGTCTCACCGACTGGCAGAGTCTGA